GGATTTGCACAGCAGAATAATTTTTGCACAAACCGTGAGGGAAGCTTATCTgctgtgctcgtcgtcctcaacCCGGTATTGACCGGACTGCAGTTCAGTGTTGAAACCGGCtttagtgggcaaatgctcaccttcgatggcaaCTGGAATGCTGGAGCGGTGTGcttttcacggatgaatcccagtttcaactgtaccagggaGATGGCAGATAGCGTGTATGGTGTCATGTGggagagcggtttgctgatgtcaatgttgcgaacagagtgccccatggtggcggtgggttatggtatgggcaggcataagctacaggcAACAAAGAAAATGGCAGTTTATCAAGGGCAATTTCAATGCAGATACCTTgagatcctgagacccattgttgtgccattcatacACCACCATGACCTCATGTCTCAGCATGCTATTGCTCAGCACCATTTCACAAGGACCTGTACACAATTCCAGGAAGCTGAACATtttccagttcttccatggcctgcatattcaagatgtcacccattgagcaagttTGGGATCTACAGCGTgatccagttcccgccaatatccagcaacttcgcagaggcattgggacaacattccacaagagACAATCAAAAGCCTGATCAaatctatgcgaaggagatgtctcgccacatgaggcaaatggtggtcacaccagataccgactggtatTAGAtaccttttatttatttcagggtctgtgatcaacagatgcatatctgtattcccagtcatgtgaaacctATATattattagggcctaatgaatttatttcaattgactataTGAATTGTAACTTTGTGAAATCTTTgcaattgttgcatttatatattttattaGTGTAGAATACTAAGAGTTGTGGCAAATACCATGACTTTTATTTCAAAGGAATTGAGTGCAACGATAACCTTTTGGAGTGATACATTCCATAGACAGCCTATATTTGGAAGTGCATTTGCATTTCAGACAGAAGGAAAACACAATAGCAATGTAAATTGAAGCCTATCTTTATGCTCAAACATCAGTCTTTTTCATGGTCACAAGTAGGATTTATTGTGAGTAGAACGAGGAGGACCTATGAAAGGAACACGGTTCTCTGTAAGAGGTTTATTTTGTTACTGTATATTTTACAAATAGAAGCACAAATGTTCATAAAACTCTTGACGACAGCCGTTTGAAGTACTCAGAAGCATGTATACCAGAACCACAGGCGATGATGGCAGGAGGACCTCGTCCATTTATCTGAAACCACACAGAACACGCATTCAGAAAAAAACAGGATGAAAGCAATATACCCAACCAAAATGTCACAGTAAATGTGGGGGAATAATAGGGTTTCTAGTATGAtttcaacaaaaaaaacacaggaTACATGATCGAACACACTAGGCCCTAGAGGGAGCTATTCCATTTTAAAGACTACAGTGGgatggtttcccagacacagactaAACAGTCCTGGACTTAAAAGCACTGGCAACTATCTACTTTGAGCATAGCACATGTACCCTAGGGGCGGTTACCTACAATCACATGATTTATGTCCTGACACCAACATGAGAGATTGGAGTAATAAGATTGACAGAAAATAATGATTAGTAAACAAACTTAAAGTCTAAATATTTAATAATGACAGACAATGGGTAGGCTCATGCAAGGAGTCAAGTTGGGGATATTTTCAAAGTTCTAGGTAAACAATCAAGGTTAAGAATGAGTGGGGAAGAATgtgtgaagaagaaaaaaactacTGTGAGGGACAGATCAAACACCAAGGGGAGAGAACcaatgtgtgagggagagagagggacaaagaatGAAACAGAGCAAGCGAGAGGATGGGCAGAAATAAACTGACAGTGAACAGTACTCACAGGGCAGCAGCTCCAGAGATGATCTCAATGAGCTCCTTGGTGATGACAGCCTGCCTGGTACGGTTGAAGGTGAGGGTCAGCTTGTCAATCATCTCAGctggaggggagagaacagagccAGGGTTGATATGAATCTGAGAACAAAGCCATCACAGTGCAGGCACACAGACCTGGCAACCAGATTAGCTGATATTGTAATATCAACAGCAACCCTAGAGGCATAACACTAGGTCAATCGAGCAGTAGAGGGAGACTGAGGAAGATAATCACAAAGGACTATAGCTACTGTGTGTGCTATGAGGCAGGCAGGAAGACTACGACTTAATAGACAGGTGAGGAAGATGAGCAGTAAGCTAGTTGTTAGAGGCAGCGGCTGAGTTAGATGCTCACAGGCGTTCTTGCTGGCGCTGTCCATAGCGGTCATCCTGGCACTCTGCTCACTGGTTGTGGACTCCTTCAGGCCAAAGTAGATGATGTTGACCAGGGCAAACTCCTGGTAGTTCCTCAGCACGTCAGCATCAATGTCATCATAGATGCCCATGTTCTCTGTTACAGGGGAAGGAAAATACGACGCATGTCAGTCGGCCATTTTGTGGGGCATATATCTTTAACCCCACCCTAGAGTCGAATGACATACAAGCACATCACCCTAATTGTGACAACTTCCGTTTGGGAGCGTCCGAACCGGTCGGGCTACAAACTAATAGGACCCCCACTGCTGAAAGTAGATTCTCACGAACCCGATGGTGTTCTGTCTTGCTCTACAACCActacaagtgtcacgggactcgtctgaaggtaaccggtaCTGTTTTCTTTTTAAACAAATGGAAGCATAAAGGTAGTTCAATAttaaaggggttaaatatgtgtacacatttttttgtgtgcgTGACATTATACATCTATCACACACTGAGTTTTTTTATATATTTCCtagatttaggacagacacttcaaaaccttgttaGTTATGATTTATTTTGGACTGTCCTTTATGCcatgtatgaatgtgttattcaatgcatttccaTGGGCTTTAATAGTAAAGGccaaatatatgtatatatttctttGATACCTAAAGGGGTCTTAAAATGTAAACATCAattagctaaatgatccatagtataaccatcttaaaacaattccatatgtcagcttaGCAGCACCCCCTCCTCAAAGACTTATAGACTCAAAAATTAAAGCGACCTTCAAAACAATCTTGTTGTACCTGAATTAGCAACAGTATCAATGGAGAAGATGGGCTTCTCGTCAGTCTTGTAGGAAATCACAGACCTGAATGAGGGGGGGAAATAGCACATTATCAAAACAAGTCTTGAATGGATGCTATGTACGATGCTATGTACTTTGAAGGACAAGCACAAGCATGAAACTATCCTTGACGTGAATCTTCCCATACCAATAGTGTCTCAACTAAGAAAGCATTTGGAGGAGACAAGACACTGATGTGGCTGTGAAACGAGTCCATGCATACCTGAATCTGTTGTAGATGACAGCACCCTGGTCAAACTCAAAGCCCATGTTGAGCAGCTCTGTGGCGACGATGGAAGCGTCGGTAAAGGTGGGGGGCTTGCGGCCCACCTCCTTGCAGCTGAGCAGCAGGTGATTGCCATGTGTCCTGGGTGGCAGGGGGAGGGAACACTGTTGTCATGGTAATAAACTAAATTCCAAAGGGAACCACTAAAGTGGACCTGTTGCTGTGGGCATCATACAGTAAAATAAAGCTGATATGGCTATATTTCTTTATTATCATTCTGTACCTCTGCAGGATGTTCCTCAGCTTGTCCCCCACATTGACTACCATCACCTCCTTGCCCTCGCCGGTGAGGGTAGCAATCTTGGCCTTGATGGCCTTGGCCACGTTGGAATGGACGGCGCCACAGAGACCACGGTCAGACGACACACCGATCAGGAGGTGCTTGTTGGCCACTCCCTCTGGGGCCTTGATCTCAGCCTTCTCGTACAGAGCTGGGGGACATACAAGCAAGAGAAGAGGGACCATCAACAAGTTTGTTGAACACCCCGGTCAAAAGTCACATGGGCCTTTCCAATAAGGGTGTGTGAAACAACCCTTATAGTACAGGGATGGTATTCAAGAAGCACCTGAGTACCGGGGCTAATttaggatcaggtcccctctgtccatgtaatcttattcattgtgatataaaaggctaaactgatcctagaacagcactcctactctgagactttATGAATAAAGGCCCTGAACTACCCCTGCCCTCTCACTATGGTCTTAATAGAGTCATGACGGTCACATAGAAATCATCCATTCCCTTggactttagtgtgtgtgtgtgtgtatagagattagaggtcgaccgattaatcggaatggccg
The genomic region above belongs to Oncorhynchus masou masou isolate Uvic2021 chromosome 27, UVic_Omas_1.1, whole genome shotgun sequence and contains:
- the atp5f1c gene encoding ATP synthase subunit gamma, mitochondrial isoform X2, coding for MFARTSALVFLPQCGQVRNMATLKDITIRLKSIKNIQKITKSMKMVAAAKYARAERQLKPARVYGNGAVALYEKAEIKAPEGVANKHLLIGVSSDRGLCGAVHSNVAKAIKAKIATLTGEGKEVMVVNVGDKLRNILQRTHGNHLLLSCKEVGRKPPTFTDASIVATELLNMGFEFDQGAVIYNRFRSVISYKTDEKPIFSIDTVANSENMGIYDDIDADVLRNYQEFALVNIIYFGLKESTTSEQSARMTAMDSASKNASEMIDKLTLTFNRTRQAVITKELIEIISGAAAL
- the atp5f1c gene encoding ATP synthase subunit gamma, mitochondrial isoform X1 — translated: MFARTSALVFLPQCGQVRNMATLKDITIRLKSIKNIQKITKSMKMVAAAKYARAERQLKPARVYGNGAVALYEKAEIKAPEGVANKHLLIGVSSDRGLCGAVHSNVAKAIKAKIATLTGEGKEVMVVNVGDKLRNILQRTHGNHLLLSCKEVGRKPPTFTDASIVATELLNMGFEFDQGAVIYNRFRSVISYKTDEKPIFSIDTVANSENMGIYDDIDADVLRNYQEFALVNIIYFGLKESTTSEQSARMTAMDSASKNASEMIDKLTLTFNRTRQAVITKELIEIISGAAAL